Proteins from one Anthonomus grandis grandis chromosome 8, icAntGran1.3, whole genome shotgun sequence genomic window:
- the LOC126739644 gene encoding vacuolar protein sorting-associated protein 45 → MNVIGAVKAYVDKMTDESEPGMKVLLMDKETTSIISMVYSQSEIQQKEVFLLERIDSPNYANSSGLRYLKCLCFLRPTQENIQALCTELQNPKYGAYYIYFSNIVAKADIKMLAEYDEQEVVKEVLELYVDYLAVNPHLFSLGIPSCMEKLSWSRNALQRSVQGLVSVALSLRKSPIIRYQANSKLAKELGTRVDDIMNKESSLFDFKQAGHSLLIILDRRDDPITPLLTQWTYQAMVHELMTINNNRVNLSSFSGVPKELSEVVLSAEQDAFYAKNIFMNYGEIGQNIKQLMDQFQAKAKSHQKIESIADMKSFVESYPQFKKLSGNVSKHVTVVGELSSMVHKYHLLDVSEVEQEMSSQNDHSHHLSSVKKLIQDEKIRHHDAAKLVMIYALRYQNHSNNETSTLIELLRKRGISERLLKDIVYLLEYAGSHARQNNLFNAEEAVKITKRFFKGLSGVDNVYTQHKPLLHDILEDLVKSKLKDMLYPVVGNRSSGFRAQDIIVFIVGGATYEESLTVHTFNKSYPNFNVLLGGTTIHNSNSFLEEIENAFRGEDMLSVRKHTKHLRNVRFN, encoded by the exons ATGAACGTGATAGGAGCCGTAAAGGCTTACGTTGATAAAATGACGGACGAAAGTGAGCCAGGAATGAAAGTCCTGCTAATGGACAAAGAAACAACCAGTATTATAAGCATGGTATACAGCCAAAGTGAAATACAGCAAAAAGAGGTATTTTTACTAGAAAGAATCGACTCTCCTAACTATGCCAACTCCTCAGGTCTCAGATACCTTAAGTGTTTGTGCTTTTTACGACCTACACAGGAAAATATACAGGCTCTGTGTACTGAGCTGCAAAACCCCAAATATGGAGcctactatatttatttttcaaatattgttGCAAAGGCTGACATAAAGATGTTag CCGAGTATGATGAGCAAGAAGTTGTTAAAGAAGTGTTAGAACTGTATGTGGATTACCTTGCTGTCAATCCACATTTATTTTCACTGGGCATACCTTCTTGCATGGAAAAACTGTCCTGGAGTAGAAATGCCTTGCAGAGGAGTGTTCAAGGTCTTGTTTCTGTAGCCTTGTCACTCAGGAAGTCTCCTATTATCAG aTACCAAGCTAACTCAAAGTTAGCAAAAGAACTGGGGACTCGTGTAGATGATATAATGAATAAAGAATCATCCTTATTTGACTTTAAACAGGCAGGCCACAGTCTACTTATAATTTTAGATAGGCGAGACGACCCGATCACACCATTACTCACACAATGGACATATCAAGCGATGGTTCATGAATTAATGACTATTAATAACAATAGGGTTAATTTATCCAGTTTTTCAG GTGTTCCCAAAGAGTTATCTGAAGTGGTTCTATCAGCCGAACAAGACgcattttatgcaaaaaatatttttatgaattatggAGAAATTGGACAAAATATTAAACAGCTCATGGATCAATTTCAAGCCAAAGCAAAAAGCCATCAGAAAATCGAAAGTATTGCAGATATGAAGAGCTTCGTGGAATCGTATCCGCAATTTAAAAAGCTTTCCGGCAATGTCTCCAAACATGTCACAGTAGTAGGCGAACTGAGCTCCATGGTACATAAATATCATTTGCTTGATGTTTCCGAGGTAGAACAAGAAATGAGCTCACAAAACGACCACTCTCATCACTTAAGCagcgtaaaaaaattaattcaagacGAGAAGATTCGCCACCATGATGCTGCGAAATTGGTCATGATTTATGCCTTGAGATACCAGAACCACAGCAACAATGAGACATCTACTCTGAtagaattattaagaaaaagggGGATATCAGAAAGACTTCTTAAAGATATAGTTTATTTACTTGAATATGCCGGGTCACATGCCAGACAGAACAATCTTTTTAATGCCGAAGAGGCtgtcaaaattacaaaaaggtTCTTTAAAGGTTTAAGTGGTGTCGATAATGTTTACACGCAACACAAGCCTTTGCTCCACGACATTTTGGAGGATCTTGTCAAAAGCAAACTTAAAGATATGTTGTATCCAGTTGTAGGAAATCGTTCTAGTGGGTTTAGGGCTCAAgatataatagtttttatagTGGGAGGTGCCACTTATGAAGAGTCACTGACAGTGCacacttttaataaaagttatccGAATTTCAATGTGCTTCTTGGTGGCACTACCATTCATAATTCGAACAGCTTTTTGGAAGAAATCGAAAACGCTTTTAGAGGTGAGGATATGCTGTCCGTAAGGAAGCACACTAAACATTTAAGGAACGTTAGGTTCAACTGA
- the LOC126739642 gene encoding uncharacterized protein LOC126739642 — protein MGEIVQKKMEQFAPSLLALKQSNIFTEDEVNKIIKKVKNYEHRLVGGGKSLELFKEAINYDSGVLMELRRRKKMKNCANKDKHLEWIFVKRIINNYQRAMKHFPPDYNLYSVFFDFLRYFPQQLGNMAHQQVKRFIQTFGHIPGVFRKVASWYIQIDKIDEARKTLLRGQSLHPNHFEIYLDLIELELRHEKPGFPDRLKEYVDEVIKNKLPIQFLVETLKLFDNVECLKTVNGTVDYTIHHMLTVYRDDAEVWHIVAQRELRGDYYPITTQPEGKGQVYSVERAIVRYKEGISKVPPAQKHILWKKYLNMLVDLQKGNDSTTVKYFLTEALKEAEKDSIPLDETHYTAWIDCCGNNQTLLVKKFKQGVEEHPKSIILWSCYLKFYLLQDESKQAEQIFEKAIEALGPDSFQIWDDYMDFQQLKGSTEELETLYERAINQPYEQVSKPFKSRFLSMTFLSRGIESARELYLKIADKAPYCKELHIEMMLAEEMESHNGNAQNNDIKRQVLEFWMRQFGDSDVDVYFQRMNYVREQFPQGINLNEKIGKIYEEAIRTLVDTKKVALFKERFHKEQQQTEMTT, from the exons ATGGGGGAAATAGTGCAGAAGAAGATGGAGCAGTTTGCTCCATCTCTACTTGCCTTAAAACAGAGCAATATATTCACTGAGGATGAAGTGAA caaaatcataaaaaaagtgaaaaactaTGAACATCGCCTGGTTGGCGGCGGAAAATCCCTGGAATTATTCAAGGAAGCTATAAACTATGATAGTGGAGTCCTAATGGAATTAAGAAGgcgcaaaaaaatgaaaaattgtgcTAATAAGGACAAACATTTAGAGTGGATATTTGTCAAGaggataataaataattatcagaGAGCGATGAAACATTTTCCACCAGATTATAATCTATATTCggtgttttttgattttctgaGGTATTTCCCGCAGCAACTTGGAAACATGGCGCATCAGCAAGTTAAGAGATTTATTCAG acTTTTGGACATATCCCAGGGGTATTCCGTAAAGTTGCATCTTGGTACATTCAAATCGATAAAATCGATGAGGCTCGTAAAACCCTTTTGCGAGGCCAATCTCTCCATCCGAATCACTTCGAAATTTATTTAGACTTGATCGAACTGGAACTGCGTCACGAAAAACCCGGTTTTCCCGATCGTCTTAAGGAGTACGTCGACgaagtaataaaaaacaaattacccATTCAGTTTTTGGTTGAAACATTGAAATTATTCGATAACGTTGAATGCTTGAAAACCGTTAACGGTACTGTGGATTATACCATTCATCATATGTTGACTGTTTATAGAGATGATGCGGAAGTCTGGCACATTGTTGCGCAAAGGGAATTAAGAG GTGATTATTATCCAATTACCACCCAACCAGAAGGTAAAGGCCAAGTTTATTCAGTGGAAAGAGCCATAGTACGTTACAAGGAAGGTATTTCCAAGGTGCCTCCtgctcaaaaacatattttgtggaaaaaatatttgaatatgcTGGTAGATTTACAGAAGGGAAATGACTCAACTACA gtaaaatactttttaacagAAGCATTAAAAGAAGCAGAAAAGGATTCCATTCCACTAGATGAAACCCATTACACTGCTTGGATAGACTGTTGCGGCAACAATCAGACTTTgttggtgaaaaaatttaagCAAGGGGTCGAAGAACATCCAAAATCAATCATCCTTTGGAGTTGCTATCTAAAATTCTACCTCTTACAAGACGAATCGAAACAAGCAGAGCAAATATTTGAGAAAGCAATAGAAGCTTTAGGGCCTGATTCCTTTCAAATATGGGATGATTACATGGATTTTCAACAATTAAAAGGCAGCACCGAAGAACTAGAAACTCTTTACGAGAGGGCAATCAATCAACCTTATGAACAAGTATCGAAACCCTTCAAAAGTCGCTTTTTATCGATGACTTTCTTGAGCAGAGGCATCGAGAGTGCCCGCGAATTGTATCTGAAAATAGCAGATAAAGCGCCATACTGCAAAGAATTGCATATAGAAATGATGTTGGCAGAAGAAATGGAATCGCACAACGGAAACGCCCAGAACAACGACATTAAGAGGCAAGTGTTGGAGTTTTGGATGCGGCAATTCGGGGATTCCGATGTCGATGTGTATTTTCAAAGGATGAATTATGTGAGAGAACAGTTTCCTCAAGGGATTAATTTGAATGAGAAAATCGGCAAGATTTATGAAGAAGCCATAAGAACTTTGGTGGATACGAAGAAAGTCGCGTTGTTTAAAGAGCGGTTCCATAAGGAGCAACAGCAGACCGAGATGACGACATGA